Proteins found in one Triticum aestivum cultivar Chinese Spring chromosome 4D, IWGSC CS RefSeq v2.1, whole genome shotgun sequence genomic segment:
- the LOC123098461 gene encoding mavicyanin, translated as MAAMKITLLAVAAISAVLLGTASAATYGVGEPGGSWTLNTDYSNWVSNKKFHPGDEIVFKYSTPAHNVVEVSKAGYDSCSTDSAINTLTSGNDVVAINATGTRYFICGIPGHCSPTAAASMKVVIDVVPSSSSPSSPMPAAGPGASNLPPPSSTATSAGATAGFGLVVLLAASLMA; from the coding sequence ATGGCCGCCATGAAGATCACCCTCCTTGCCGTGGCCGCAATCTCGGCAGTCTTACTAGGCACCGCGTCGGCGGCGACCTACGGTGTCGGCGAGCCGGGCGGTTCGTGGACCCTCAACACCGACTACAGTAACTGGGTGTCCAACAAGAAGTTCCACCCGGGTGACGAGATCGTCTTCAAGTACTCAACCCCGGCGCACAACGTGGTCGAGGTGAGCAAGGCCGGCTACGACTCCTGCAGCACCGACAGCGCCATCAACACCTTAACCTCCGGCAACGACGTCGTCGCCATCAACGCCACCGGCACCCGATACTTCATCTGCGGCATCCCTGGCCACTGCAGCCCCACTGCCGCAGCCAGCATGAAGGTCGTGATCGACGTCGTCCCGAGTTCCTCCTCACCGTCGTCACCCATGCCGGCTGCCGGTCCCGGCGCGAGCAACCTGCCGCCACCCTCCTCTACCGCAACCTCTGCCGGGGCCACAGCAGGATTTGGCCTTGTCGTCCTACTGGCCGCCAGCCTCATGGCTTAG
- the LOC123098460 gene encoding uncharacterized protein: MERLISRTAVSPAQPRIHLPGRSPFLPTRRAAPASAGAGSAAPWTRLCAQPPRLGAAVCAAVRHDGASAPAPVEEVVAAAAAAAGPPLKLLGSLLPKASTAALVLLMTLTASALHSSIPHPAYASVQPVIKSGGLLSTELLSSGWAGFFAGCLHTLSGPDHLVALAPLSIGRSRLESGLVGALWGCGHDAGQIIFGLLFLLLKDRLHIEVLRIWGTRVVGLTLLLIGATGIREASEVQESGLILEGVDMSGSEPLQQAPAVAPRKKKVGFTTFATGVVHGLQPDALLMVLPALALPSRFAGAAYLGMFLVGTVFSMGSYTAFVGSCSEALKDRIPKITEKLTWAASLVAVCMGLALLVGQFFGFTLY; encoded by the exons ATGGAGCGGCTCATCTCCAGGACGGCGGTCTCCCCGGCCCAGCCCCGGATCCACCTACCCGGCAGATCCCCCTTCCTCCCCAcccgccgcgccgcccccgcctCCGCGGGTGCTGGGAGCGCCGCGCCATGGACCCGGCTGTGCGCGCAGCCGCCGCGTCTCGGTGCCGCGGTCTGCGCCGCGGTGCGGCATGACGGTGCTTCTGCCCCGGCACCcgtcgaggaggtggtggcggcggcggcggcggcggctgggcctccGTTGAAGCTGCTCGGGAGCCTGCTCCCCAAG GCTTCTACTGCTGCCCTTGTCCTGCTTATGACACTTACTGCAAGTGCCTTGCACTCTAGCATTCCCCATCCTGCCTATGCATCGGTGCAACCAGTAATCAAATCTGGTGGACTCCTCTCAACAGAGTTATTGAGCAGTGGCTGGGCTGGTTTCTTCGCGGGCTGCTTACATACCTTATCTGGGCCTGACCATCTTGTTGCATTGGCACCACTATCAATTGGGAGATCAAGACTGGAGAGTGGACTAGTTGGTGCCCTTTGGGGCTGTGGCCATGATGCTGGACAAATAATTTTTGGCCTGCTCTTCTTGTTACTCAAGGATCGTTTGCACATTGAGGTTCTCCGTATATGGGGAACAAGAGTTGTAGGTCTGACCCTTCTTTTGATTGGCGCGACTGGCATCCGGGAAGCTTCGGAGGTCCAAGAGTCAGGGCTAATTCTGGAGGGTGTAGACATGAGTGGCAGTGAGCCCTTGCAACAGGCCCCTGCTGTTGCTCCCAGGAAGAAGAAAGTTGGCTTCACAACATTTGCCACCGGAGTCGTCCATGGCCTCCAGCCAGATGCGCTGCTGATGGTCTTGCCTGCTCTTGCTCTGCCATCACGCTTTGCAGGCGCGGCCTACCTCGGTATGTTCTTGGTCGGGACTGTATTTTCGATGGGTAGCTACACTGCTTTTGTAGGTTCTTGTAGTGAGGCTCTAAAGGATAGGATACCTAAGATAACGGAGAAGCTGACCTGGGCTGCTTCCCTTGTAGCTGTATGCATGGGGTTAGCTCTTCTAGTTGGGCAGTTCTTTGGGTTCACCCTATATTGA